In the Haloferula helveola genome, one interval contains:
- a CDS encoding sulfatase, with protein sequence MRFLLVLLASIGGALAQTKPNFVIIIADDCTFTDLEIHGGQARTPNLKKLCSEGMTFQRCFQAAPMCSPTRHNLYTGLYPVKSGAWPNHTQAYPEVKSIAHHLQEAGYRTHLSGKRHIGPQKVFPFEYSGNNNPDMAAVTKFFGECAEEKKPFLLVAASNEPHAPWNKGDASAYPAKKIELSPIQVDTPETRKALAAYFAEITYFDTQVGEVLEALKKHGLEDNTLVMILSEQGYQLPFAKWTCYDKGVRSACVVRWPGKVDPASESEAMVEYVDIVPTLLDAAGATAPENLDGRSFLPVLTGEKDSHKDYVYSLQTSKGIHSGPVHYGIRSVRGERYRYVRNLSPDVAFKNIASGTEPFLSWIEEAKKGDELAKELTHDYLHRPAEELYDCVKDPFNRHNLVNDPKLAPVLKELRGRLDVWMESQGDEGQATEELALTRMPGKRKKANKKK encoded by the coding sequence ATGAGATTCCTACTCGTCCTGCTCGCATCCATTGGCGGCGCGCTCGCTCAGACCAAGCCGAACTTCGTGATCATCATCGCGGACGACTGCACGTTCACAGATCTCGAGATCCATGGCGGTCAGGCGAGGACTCCGAACCTGAAGAAGCTGTGCTCGGAAGGAATGACCTTCCAGCGTTGCTTCCAAGCGGCGCCGATGTGCTCCCCTACCCGCCACAATCTCTACACCGGACTCTATCCGGTGAAATCCGGCGCGTGGCCGAACCACACCCAGGCCTACCCGGAGGTCAAAAGCATCGCCCACCACCTTCAGGAGGCCGGCTACCGCACCCACCTTTCTGGCAAGCGGCACATCGGTCCGCAGAAGGTCTTCCCCTTCGAATACTCGGGCAACAACAACCCGGACATGGCGGCAGTTACGAAGTTCTTCGGTGAGTGCGCCGAAGAGAAGAAGCCGTTCCTGCTCGTTGCCGCCTCGAACGAACCCCACGCTCCATGGAACAAGGGAGACGCGTCGGCCTATCCTGCAAAGAAGATCGAACTGAGCCCGATCCAGGTCGACACACCGGAGACGCGCAAAGCGCTCGCGGCGTACTTTGCGGAGATCACCTACTTCGACACACAGGTCGGCGAGGTGCTTGAGGCGCTGAAGAAGCACGGACTGGAGGACAATACTCTGGTGATGATCCTCAGCGAACAGGGCTACCAACTGCCATTCGCGAAGTGGACCTGCTACGACAAGGGCGTCCGCAGCGCATGCGTCGTTCGATGGCCGGGCAAGGTCGATCCGGCTTCGGAGTCGGAGGCAATGGTCGAGTATGTCGACATTGTCCCGACCCTCCTCGACGCGGCCGGAGCCACCGCTCCCGAAAACCTCGACGGACGCTCTTTCCTTCCCGTCCTCACGGGAGAAAAGGACTCGCACAAGGACTACGTGTACAGCCTCCAGACGTCCAAGGGCATCCACTCCGGACCGGTTCACTATGGCATCCGCAGCGTTCGAGGAGAACGTTACCGTTATGTCCGGAACCTCAGTCCCGACGTGGCATTCAAGAACATCGCCTCGGGAACCGAACCGTTTCTCTCGTGGATCGAGGAGGCCAAGAAGGGCGACGAACTCGCCAAGGAGCTCACGCATGACTATCTGCACCGGCCCGCGGAGGAGCTCTATGATTGCGTGAAGGACCCCTTCAACCGCCACAACCTCGTCAACGACCCCAAACTGGCGCCGGTCCTCAAGGAGCTCCGCGGCCGGCTCGATGTCTGGATGGAATCCCAGGGTGACGAAGGCCAGGCCACCGAGGAACTCGCCCTCACCCGCATGCCCGGCAAGCGCAAGAAGGCGAACAAGAAGAAGTAG
- a CDS encoding arylsulfatase yields the protein MTRQILLSACCLLTAALNAAERPNVILIMVDDMGYSDIGAWGGEIDTPNIDSLAANGLRFTQFYNSARCCPTRATLMTGLHPHQVGIGHMTGENKGKAGDIPPAYAGNINDSCVTLAEVAKSAGYATFMAGKWHLAGTDQNDWPLQRGFDRYYGCISGATHHFHPYDWRIIYDGNKPLKELKSTTDRPWYTTDAFTDHAIGFIKDHEAGEKKDDPFFLYLAFTAPHWPIHAHDEELSKYQGKYDGGWDQLRQQRFERQKASGLLPSHWTLSPRDAQVPAWNEVDETTRAASSARMAAYAGMIDRIDQKIGDLIKSLKDSGDFDNTLILFLSDNGACAEVSLTGVGDPVKDRAPETPLTKPSYGKSWANASATPYRQYKHFAHEGGANTPFIAHWPARISKGRDWYREPAQLIDVMATLIDVSGATYPKEHDGHSITSIDGVSLTPAFDGKSLGRKSPIFIEHENNAFVRDGKWKLVGKGVSVPGGPKMNLWELYDMEKDGTEMHNLASTMPDMVRSMSGAWEKWAKGAHVYPKPKRRKK from the coding sequence ATGACCCGACAAATCCTCCTCTCGGCCTGTTGCCTCCTGACGGCCGCCCTGAATGCCGCCGAACGCCCGAACGTCATCCTGATCATGGTTGACGACATGGGCTACTCCGACATCGGCGCGTGGGGCGGCGAGATCGATACGCCGAACATCGACTCGCTGGCTGCCAACGGGCTCCGCTTCACGCAGTTCTACAACTCCGCCAGATGCTGCCCGACCCGGGCAACCCTGATGACCGGGCTTCACCCGCACCAGGTCGGGATCGGCCACATGACCGGTGAGAACAAGGGCAAGGCGGGCGACATTCCGCCCGCCTACGCCGGCAACATCAACGACTCCTGCGTCACGCTCGCGGAAGTCGCGAAGTCGGCCGGCTACGCGACCTTCATGGCCGGCAAGTGGCACCTCGCCGGAACCGACCAGAACGACTGGCCGCTTCAGCGCGGCTTCGACCGCTACTACGGCTGCATCTCCGGAGCGACCCACCACTTCCATCCCTACGACTGGCGGATCATCTACGATGGCAACAAGCCGCTCAAAGAGCTGAAGAGCACCACCGACCGGCCATGGTACACGACGGATGCGTTCACCGACCACGCGATCGGATTCATCAAGGACCACGAGGCGGGCGAAAAGAAAGACGATCCGTTCTTTCTCTATCTCGCTTTCACGGCGCCGCACTGGCCCATCCATGCGCACGACGAGGAACTCTCGAAGTATCAGGGCAAGTATGACGGCGGCTGGGACCAGCTCCGGCAGCAGCGATTCGAGCGTCAGAAGGCATCGGGGCTCCTCCCTTCCCATTGGACGCTTTCTCCCCGTGACGCCCAGGTTCCTGCTTGGAACGAGGTCGATGAGACGACCCGTGCCGCATCAAGCGCACGCATGGCGGCCTACGCGGGAATGATTGACCGGATCGACCAAAAGATTGGCGACCTCATCAAATCGCTCAAGGACTCGGGCGACTTCGACAACACCCTGATTCTCTTCCTTTCCGACAACGGTGCCTGCGCCGAAGTCTCGCTGACCGGAGTCGGCGACCCGGTAAAGGACCGCGCCCCCGAGACACCGCTCACCAAGCCCAGCTACGGAAAGTCCTGGGCCAACGCGTCCGCCACCCCGTATCGCCAATACAAACACTTCGCCCACGAAGGCGGCGCCAACACCCCCTTCATCGCCCATTGGCCGGCACGGATCAGCAAGGGTCGCGACTGGTATCGAGAGCCCGCCCAACTGATCGACGTGATGGCAACCCTGATCGACGTCTCGGGTGCCACCTATCCGAAGGAGCATGACGGCCACAGCATCACTTCCATCGACGGCGTCTCACTGACTCCCGCGTTCGATGGCAAATCGCTCGGCCGCAAGTCACCCATCTTTATCGAGCATGAAAACAATGCCTTCGTTCGTGACGGAAAGTGGAAGCTAGTCGGCAAGGGCGTCAGCGTTCCGGGCGGACCCAAGATGAACCTTTGGGAGCTCTACGACATGGAGAAGGACGGGACCGAAATGCACAACCTGGCCTCCACCATGCCCGACATGGTCAGGTCGATGTCCGGCGCGTGGGAGAAGTGGGCAAAAGGTGCCCATGTCTATCCCAAGCCCAAACGCCGCAAGAAGTGA
- a CDS encoding beta strand repeat-containing protein, with protein sequence MKPELRHVLALSSTFCITGAHAATDLWTGGQADNIAWGQPANWDSGIHPAFDNAQEVIFYQLGAAHADRSNIGAHRIINKLTINENVDASMLIATENNGGAGQQLRFDGASAGIFIDAGAEGQVRIGEANAANEGQIRIFDGATFSGTGKGIDIVHNGTGELILSGTEVFNENGGASASVAKSGSGVLTIDGNNFLSGTLHVQNGRVNFNSDGSGGSAGITWILEDGVDIGNTSGGGANLGDVAGITILGAFDYVSEADRNLLIGNTGSTIFTLEANSTIDVGSGANANLQLEGVVAESGGSFSITKTGLGILRFRAPMNHTGGTIVSEGELHLGNDGVGTTATPGTGTVTINSPAVLVDRGGTNDRSWANVITGDGTLTKLDNHTLTLSGNSTFSGETIVDRGVLLLTGATTGGPSFYTINNEGTLAGDGGSTEGDIDASSGGALDPRKGGFAIGFDNVSLHDISTGTLAVEIDGVGDHDSLTVTGSLDITDTVLDTTGSDIVPPTASPITIIDGTTSPIIGTFAGLPEASTFVVNSQLFEITYLGGEGFDVVLTPLNDPVVEIAADSGEVTEGTPAGFTLNALPTPSGADITVNLSYSGLAEDGSDFTGVASIDILDGNPSADLDLTTIGDGVLEGAELLTVTIDSVSGAGSVVGLQDNASLVLLDGNSSPVDGDALAQTVIDAGSPVALADILVSDEAGGSSVVTGTSVEPAFIYRGLVNEVSFGDGFTGLDNSQNAAAQAGGSESGFVLSPNPSEPDGFSLEISFTPRAADVVGGGNHRHVWDLGGTANGTGLYLIDGIPYLVSKMNTNGAAAPVSLNDTDWDGNAICVPLSGSPLLANQRVSLAVRFLLDSVEYSLDGSAPTSVPLSNRNTLSNWHGNPDINFGEIDPDNGGRAALSTTAGDFEVGTYSSLTDGTSAVTYCRFWNKSDGSISATAGTAETVTATLTIRNWTSDATEGSLSASSGNGETYLNGVWTASGLASVNTALAAMEFIPGTAPVTVLDVTIDDQTSTGETTGTIIIANAAPNTVYVDDSFVAGRGDSITDADLGTGGDQGATYGYDAFRTLSEAVALVDPAGTIIMNDGDYSADGAQLPGTVTLQLTDTVGGVVIGSLGADEGTSIDIQGNDLTIGDDDPNTDFIDGPITGLGTLTKVGTCRLSLRGVNTFAGPLTVSDGFLRIGTLPGAPPLLGSLTSDIVVNSPGVVEFNASETNLTLTHSTLISGDGTVGATGPGTLILNGPANTFTGGFVLGFGINSDINEGAALGGQNGIVSISDPAQLGAGLIEARGAQLRTTVPGLVIAQDIDIYGGGLRLGGANDFELSGTITPVGNLRGIGNYGLEGRTFTLSGTLDTDGSGVTQPLVLDALEGADNGDFVITADIVGAGAFNTGSSFDDAVAACSGAHSYAGGSLLEGGTLLVNGTHTLGGPYNVNNTATLGGSGSIDALINVNAGGSLAPGTSVGSLAAQFGLNFGDNSTFEVEIDSSVPSSDSVFATVGDVSIGNTVALSVTDIAGSSSVLPIGTKLVLIDYTGVALSGEFDGLTEGATVTAGANSFTISYVDNSSTAVTLTAAGASSAYTVWASGFPGLVGGFEDDDDGDGVSNGAEWYFHNSDPTVAESLVSPLGSPTATGPGTYTFTHLRPVDSSGSTVTYEWSADLSTWTGSGGSEAGVTVDVVPGVTVPDADPDYETVTVTVTVTAGTPGAVFSRVNVTFP encoded by the coding sequence ATGAAACCCGAGCTCAGGCACGTACTGGCACTATCCTCCACCTTTTGCATCACCGGCGCGCATGCCGCCACCGACCTCTGGACCGGAGGCCAGGCGGACAACATCGCGTGGGGTCAACCCGCGAACTGGGATTCCGGCATCCATCCGGCCTTCGACAACGCCCAGGAAGTCATCTTTTACCAACTCGGCGCGGCCCATGCCGACCGCAGCAACATCGGTGCACACCGGATCATCAACAAGCTGACCATCAACGAGAACGTCGATGCGAGCATGTTGATCGCCACCGAGAACAACGGCGGGGCCGGCCAGCAACTTCGGTTTGACGGTGCAAGCGCCGGCATCTTCATCGACGCTGGCGCCGAGGGTCAGGTTCGTATCGGAGAAGCCAACGCGGCGAACGAGGGCCAGATTCGCATCTTCGACGGAGCCACCTTCTCCGGGACGGGCAAAGGCATCGACATCGTGCACAATGGAACCGGAGAACTGATTCTTTCCGGGACGGAAGTTTTCAACGAGAATGGCGGAGCTTCCGCCAGTGTGGCCAAGTCGGGCTCCGGTGTTCTGACGATTGACGGTAACAACTTCCTGAGCGGAACCTTGCACGTCCAAAACGGCCGGGTGAATTTCAACTCCGACGGATCCGGCGGAAGTGCCGGGATCACCTGGATTCTGGAAGATGGAGTGGACATAGGAAACACCTCGGGAGGCGGGGCAAATCTCGGCGACGTCGCAGGAATCACGATCCTCGGGGCATTCGACTACGTCAGCGAGGCGGACCGCAACCTGCTGATCGGCAACACCGGCTCCACCATCTTCACTCTCGAAGCCAATTCGACCATCGACGTCGGGAGCGGCGCCAACGCGAACCTCCAACTTGAGGGAGTGGTGGCCGAGTCGGGCGGATCATTCTCGATCACGAAGACCGGTCTCGGCATTTTGCGTTTCCGTGCGCCGATGAACCACACCGGCGGCACGATCGTTTCCGAGGGCGAACTCCACCTCGGCAACGATGGCGTCGGCACCACCGCCACACCTGGCACCGGCACCGTGACCATCAACAGCCCGGCCGTCCTCGTCGACCGCGGCGGAACCAACGACCGAAGCTGGGCGAACGTGATCACCGGCGACGGCACGTTGACGAAGCTCGACAACCACACGCTGACCCTGAGCGGAAACAGCACATTCTCCGGTGAGACCATCGTCGACCGAGGCGTCCTCCTTCTCACCGGCGCGACCACCGGCGGACCCTCGTTTTACACGATCAACAACGAGGGTACCCTCGCCGGTGACGGCGGCTCCACCGAAGGCGACATCGACGCCTCGTCGGGAGGTGCGCTCGATCCGCGGAAGGGTGGCTTCGCGATCGGCTTCGACAATGTTTCGCTCCACGACATTTCCACCGGCACGCTCGCGGTCGAAATCGATGGCGTCGGAGATCACGACAGCCTGACCGTCACGGGATCGCTTGATATCACGGACACCGTGCTCGACACGACCGGCAGCGACATCGTGCCGCCAACCGCATCGCCGATCACCATCATCGACGGCACCACCTCGCCGATCATCGGCACGTTCGCCGGACTTCCGGAAGCATCGACCTTCGTCGTCAATTCGCAGCTGTTCGAGATCACCTACCTTGGTGGAGAGGGCTTCGACGTCGTCCTGACTCCGCTGAACGACCCCGTCGTAGAAATAGCGGCGGACAGTGGTGAAGTCACCGAGGGCACTCCCGCAGGATTCACGCTCAACGCGCTTCCCACCCCGAGCGGGGCCGATATCACGGTCAACCTCAGCTACAGCGGGCTCGCCGAAGACGGCAGCGACTTCACCGGAGTCGCGTCGATTGACATTCTGGATGGCAACCCGAGCGCCGATCTTGATCTGACCACCATCGGCGACGGGGTACTCGAGGGAGCGGAACTCCTGACCGTCACCATCGACAGCGTGAGTGGTGCAGGATCCGTGGTCGGGCTCCAAGACAACGCGAGCCTGGTCCTGCTTGATGGCAACTCCTCACCGGTCGATGGCGACGCGCTCGCCCAGACGGTGATCGACGCCGGCTCGCCAGTCGCGCTGGCCGACATCCTCGTTTCCGACGAAGCGGGCGGCAGCTCGGTCGTCACGGGAACTTCGGTCGAACCGGCCTTCATCTATCGGGGCTTGGTGAACGAGGTCAGTTTCGGAGACGGCTTCACCGGGCTCGACAACTCCCAGAACGCGGCAGCGCAGGCGGGAGGGTCGGAAAGCGGCTTCGTGCTTTCGCCGAATCCCTCGGAGCCAGACGGTTTCTCGCTGGAAATCTCGTTCACCCCGCGCGCCGCAGACGTCGTCGGCGGCGGAAACCACCGCCATGTCTGGGATCTCGGCGGCACCGCCAACGGCACCGGCCTCTACCTGATCGACGGCATTCCCTACCTGGTGTCGAAAATGAACACCAACGGAGCCGCAGCTCCGGTATCCCTGAACGACACCGACTGGGATGGAAATGCAATCTGCGTGCCCCTGTCCGGCAGCCCGCTGCTTGCCAACCAACGGGTCTCGCTCGCGGTCAGATTCCTCCTCGACAGTGTCGAATACTCCCTCGACGGATCCGCCCCCACATCGGTTCCCCTGTCCAATCGCAACACCCTCAGCAACTGGCACGGCAACCCCGATATCAACTTCGGCGAGATCGACCCCGATAACGGAGGCCGCGCCGCCCTCTCCACCACTGCCGGGGACTTCGAAGTCGGGACCTATTCGAGCCTGACCGACGGCACGTCGGCGGTCACCTACTGCCGCTTCTGGAACAAGTCGGATGGCTCGATCTCCGCAACTGCCGGAACAGCGGAAACCGTCACCGCGACCCTGACGATCCGCAACTGGACCAGCGATGCAACCGAAGGATCCCTTTCCGCGAGCAGCGGCAACGGCGAGACCTATCTCAATGGCGTGTGGACCGCCTCCGGACTGGCGTCGGTCAACACCGCACTCGCCGCGATGGAATTCATCCCCGGAACCGCTCCGGTAACCGTTCTCGATGTCACCATCGACGATCAGACCTCAACCGGCGAAACCACCGGGACCATCATCATCGCCAACGCCGCTCCGAATACGGTCTACGTCGACGACAGCTTTGTCGCGGGTCGTGGCGACAGCATCACCGATGCCGACCTCGGCACGGGAGGCGACCAAGGAGCAACCTACGGATACGACGCCTTCCGAACGCTCTCCGAAGCCGTCGCGCTGGTCGATCCCGCGGGCACCATCATCATGAATGACGGTGACTACTCGGCCGACGGCGCCCAACTCCCCGGCACGGTCACCCTGCAACTCACCGACACGGTCGGCGGAGTGGTCATCGGCTCGCTCGGCGCGGATGAAGGCACCAGTATCGATATTCAGGGCAACGACCTGACGATCGGCGATGACGACCCGAATACCGACTTTATCGATGGTCCGATCACCGGTTTAGGCACACTCACCAAAGTCGGCACCTGCCGACTCAGCCTGCGGGGCGTGAACACCTTCGCCGGTCCCCTCACCGTCAGTGACGGGTTCCTTCGCATCGGCACCCTGCCCGGAGCTCCCCCGTTGCTCGGCTCGTTGACTTCCGACATCGTCGTCAACTCACCCGGTGTGGTTGAGTTCAACGCCTCGGAAACAAACCTGACCCTCACCCACTCGACTCTGATCAGCGGCGATGGAACCGTCGGTGCAACGGGTCCGGGCACGCTGATCCTCAATGGGCCCGCCAACACCTTCACAGGCGGATTTGTCCTCGGCTTCGGCATAAACTCCGACATCAACGAAGGAGCCGCTCTCGGAGGCCAGAACGGGATCGTCTCCATCAGCGACCCGGCCCAACTCGGAGCCGGCCTCATTGAGGCCCGGGGAGCGCAGCTTCGGACCACGGTTCCCGGACTGGTGATCGCCCAAGACATCGACATCTACGGCGGTGGCCTGCGGCTGGGCGGTGCGAACGACTTCGAGCTCTCAGGAACCATCACCCCGGTTGGCAATCTCCGGGGCATCGGCAACTACGGCTTGGAGGGCCGGACCTTCACCCTCAGCGGCACGCTCGATACCGATGGCAGCGGCGTTACCCAGCCTCTCGTGCTCGATGCTCTGGAGGGCGCCGACAACGGTGACTTCGTGATCACGGCCGACATCGTCGGCGCCGGGGCCTTCAACACCGGTTCATCCTTCGATGACGCCGTTGCGGCCTGCTCGGGTGCGCATTCCTACGCCGGGGGCAGCCTTCTCGAAGGCGGAACGCTCCTCGTCAACGGCACGCACACCCTTGGCGGCCCTTACAACGTCAACAACACCGCTACATTGGGTGGCAGCGGTTCGATCGACGCCCTGATCAACGTCAACGCCGGAGGGTCGCTCGCGCCGGGCACCAGCGTGGGCAGCCTCGCCGCCCAGTTCGGCCTCAACTTCGGCGACAACTCGACCTTCGAAGTCGAGATCGACAGCTCGGTTCCGTCATCCGACTCGGTATTCGCGACTGTTGGCGACGTGAGCATCGGCAACACCGTGGCGCTCTCGGTCACGGATATCGCCGGAAGCTCCTCGGTCCTTCCGATCGGCACCAAGCTCGTTCTCATCGACTACACGGGCGTCGCGCTGAGCGGAGAATTCGACGGACTCACCGAGGGAGCCACGGTCACCGCGGGCGCCAACAGCTTCACCATTTCCTACGTCGACAATAGTAGCACGGCGGTGACTTTGACCGCGGCCGGAGCCTCGTCGGCCTACACTGTGTGGGCATCGGGATTCCCCGGACTGGTCGGTGGATTCGAGGACGATGACGACGGCGACGGTGTGAGCAACGGAGCCGAGTGGTATTTCCACAACAGCGACCCCACGGTCGCGGAGAGCCTCGTCTCGCCACTTGGCAGCCCGACGGCGACCGGACCGGGAACCTACACCTTCACCCACCTTCGGCCCGTCGATTCCAGTGGTTCGACGGTGACCTACGAATGGTCCGCCGACCTTTCGACCTGGACCGGTAGCGGCGGCAGCGAGGCGGGTGTCACCGTGGATGTGGTGCCCGGAGTGACCGTTCCTGACGCGGACCCGGACTACGAGACCGTCACAGTCACCGTCACCGTCACGGCAGGAACTCCCGGGGCGGTCTTCAGCCGGGTCAATGTGACCTTTCCCTGA
- a CDS encoding family 43 glycosylhydrolase: MRSFLLLLLLPTITLAAAPPKPLFADPNYHGSCDPEVVWNTHEKAWWIFYTARRATRESGTYVGTPIGVVSSPDLETWKFRGYCSFDGVAGKPDMPVTFWAPAVIRNGDRYHMFVTYKDNAKPPWGGKGVIRHYSASADDLLKGWKLEGVPDFAQPDPIDASLVKVDDGFRAYYRVGGNGGIQWATSTDLSVWENRGKCPGEVNTKARGFGYQEAPYVFRFRERWWMLTDPHKGLAVYHSNDGIKWTMQQRILENPGSGKEDATLARHPSVAVIGERAFLFYHVEPNRPYPTPPAEERTVTQKKSFLQMAELRVEDGRLTCDRDTVIELPPVP; this comes from the coding sequence ATGAGATCCTTCCTTCTTCTTCTCCTGCTGCCAACGATCACGCTGGCGGCTGCCCCACCCAAGCCGCTCTTCGCCGATCCCAACTACCACGGATCCTGTGACCCTGAAGTGGTTTGGAACACGCACGAGAAGGCCTGGTGGATCTTCTACACCGCTCGCCGGGCAACCCGGGAGTCCGGCACCTATGTCGGCACACCAATCGGTGTTGTCTCATCGCCGGATCTCGAGACCTGGAAGTTTCGCGGCTACTGCAGCTTCGACGGGGTCGCAGGCAAACCCGACATGCCCGTGACCTTCTGGGCACCGGCGGTGATTCGGAACGGCGATCGCTACCACATGTTCGTCACCTACAAGGACAACGCCAAACCGCCATGGGGAGGCAAGGGCGTGATCCGGCACTACTCGGCAAGTGCGGACGACCTGCTCAAGGGCTGGAAACTCGAAGGAGTTCCCGATTTTGCACAACCCGATCCGATCGATGCGTCGCTGGTGAAAGTCGATGACGGATTCCGGGCCTACTACCGTGTCGGCGGGAACGGAGGAATTCAATGGGCCACCAGCACGGACCTGTCGGTGTGGGAGAACCGGGGCAAGTGCCCGGGCGAAGTCAACACGAAGGCACGGGGATTCGGGTATCAGGAGGCTCCCTACGTGTTCCGCTTCCGCGAACGGTGGTGGATGCTGACCGATCCTCACAAAGGACTCGCGGTATATCACAGCAACGACGGCATTAAGTGGACAATGCAGCAACGGATCCTGGAGAATCCGGGATCCGGTAAGGAAGACGCGACACTGGCCAGACATCCATCGGTCGCGGTGATCGGAGAACGGGCCTTTCTGTTTTACCACGTCGAACCGAACCGTCCGTATCCGACTCCTCCGGCGGAAGAGCGGACGGTCACCCAGAAGAAATCCTTTCTCCAGATGGCGGAACTACGGGTCGAAGACGGTCGACTGACCTGTGATCGCGACACGGTGATCGAGTTACCACCAGTGCCGTAG
- a CDS encoding sulfatase, with protein sequence MEPKTPWAVLAALALSSFAAVAKDSPNILVIIADDCTFSDLPVNGGENAKTPNIDRLASEGLVFDRAYLGMSMCAPCRSELYTGRLAHRNGCAWNHGTSRTGTLSIVQHLGKLGYRVGLAGKSHVKPKSVYPFENVPGFDGNCVRSPTQPHSLDGARSFIRKSDDPFCLVVALTEPHVPWVMGDATAYPPKKLKLPPYLADTPVTRKDFSNYLAEITYMDSQVGELLDLLKTEKHAEDTLVLFTSEQGSQFPGNKWTNWDSGLHTTVIVRWPGVTETGKRTPAVIQYADVLPTFIEAAGGQPEPEMFDGKSFAKVLRGETDTHRDFAYGMHNNFPEGPSYPIRSVTDGEWRYIRNLMPDRLYIEKHLMGRTEHNAYWQTWVFNSFQNEDTLRLVERYMQRPAEQLYHTAEDRFEMTNLADDPAHAEVKQRLIAALEKKMAEQGDPGKELDTPESYRAAADGKPRFDSKP encoded by the coding sequence ATGGAACCCAAGACCCCTTGGGCAGTCCTCGCTGCCCTTGCCCTTTCCTCCTTCGCAGCGGTCGCAAAGGACTCGCCGAACATTCTCGTGATCATCGCGGACGATTGCACGTTCAGCGACCTTCCGGTCAACGGCGGCGAGAATGCGAAAACACCGAACATCGACCGACTCGCAAGCGAAGGTCTCGTCTTCGACCGAGCCTATCTCGGCATGTCGATGTGCGCACCCTGTCGCTCCGAACTCTACACCGGCCGGCTTGCCCATCGGAATGGCTGCGCATGGAACCACGGCACCTCCCGCACCGGCACGCTGAGCATCGTCCAACATCTCGGCAAGCTCGGTTACCGTGTCGGTCTGGCCGGCAAATCCCACGTCAAACCCAAGAGCGTCTATCCGTTCGAGAACGTGCCCGGCTTCGACGGCAACTGCGTCAGAAGCCCCACTCAACCCCACAGCCTCGACGGAGCCCGCTCGTTCATCCGCAAGTCCGACGACCCTTTCTGCCTCGTCGTCGCACTCACCGAGCCGCACGTGCCGTGGGTGATGGGCGACGCCACCGCGTATCCTCCGAAGAAGCTCAAGCTGCCGCCTTACCTCGCCGACACACCGGTGACGCGGAAGGACTTCAGTAACTACCTCGCCGAAATCACTTATATGGACTCGCAGGTCGGCGAACTGCTCGACCTGCTCAAGACCGAGAAGCACGCAGAAGACACGCTTGTGCTGTTCACCAGCGAGCAGGGATCCCAATTCCCGGGCAACAAGTGGACCAACTGGGACAGCGGCCTGCACACGACCGTGATCGTGCGTTGGCCGGGTGTCACCGAGACTGGAAAGCGGACACCCGCGGTGATTCAGTATGCCGACGTCCTCCCCACCTTCATCGAGGCGGCCGGCGGACAACCCGAACCGGAGATGTTCGACGGCAAGAGCTTCGCCAAGGTGCTCCGGGGAGAAACCGACACGCACCGCGACTTCGCCTACGGCATGCACAACAACTTCCCGGAGGGACCATCGTATCCGATCCGCTCGGTCACCGACGGCGAGTGGCGCTACATCCGCAACCTGATGCCCGACCGCCTCTACATCGAGAAGCACCTTATGGGCAGGACCGAACACAACGCCTACTGGCAGACCTGGGTGTTCAATTCGTTCCAGAACGAGGACACGCTGCGTCTGGTCGAACGCTACATGCAACGCCCCGCGGAGCAGTTGTACCATACCGCCGAGGACCGCTTTGAAATGACCAACCTCGCGGACGACCCCGCGCATGCCGAGGTGAAGCAGCGGCTGATCGCCGCTCTGGAAAAGAAGATGGCGGAACAAGGCGACCCCGGGAAAGAGCTCGACACGCCTGAGTCGTATCGTGCGGCTGCGGACGGCAAACCCCGTTTCGACAGCAAACCATGA